One region of Zingiber officinale cultivar Zhangliang chromosome 7B, Zo_v1.1, whole genome shotgun sequence genomic DNA includes:
- the LOC122006146 gene encoding uncharacterized protein LOC122006146, protein MNLCEISLINNQYCCAIKGLPRGSLECSGRGKQTGTISIGSMDRGLSTAANGKERVPQAKDIRSSNRCSFHMPLHYPRYTGADYESMPEWMLDRLLSDYGILIDAAVDVDSKRRFAMGTFLWPAAH, encoded by the coding sequence ATGAATCTTTGTGAAATATCTCTTATAAACAATCAATATTGCTGTGCTATAAAAGGGCTTCCTCGAGGAAGCTTGGAGTGTTCAGGGAGGGGCAAACAGACGGGAACAATTAGTATCGGCTCAATGGACAGAGGTTTGTCCACTGCTGCAAATGGGAAAGAAAGGGTGCCACAAGCCAAGGATATCAGATCGAGCAACCGCTGCAGCTTCCACATGCCGCTGCACTACCCACGGTACACCGGGGCTGACTATGAGTCGAtgccggagtggatgcttgaccGCCTCCTCAGCGACTATGGCATCCTTATCGATGCTGCGGTAGACGTCGACAGCAAGAGGAGGTTTGCCATGGGCACCTTCCTCTGGCCAGCTGCCCACTGA
- the LOC122003876 gene encoding uncharacterized protein LOC122003876 isoform X1: protein MSSECSSGCQSGWTIYLVHSSDDQSALSHKHGGGCFRPEVEEEEEEEDLSMVSDASSWPPHFDGAGYCCVFSAPVPTDDGGEKGGAAGEQQPQIQHAVLEDTASSQLCSNTNKSKRPMEELLDSSSCDLSTTQSKAKPTSTTPRQGSRKQRRKEYQSEARRDLFSVLSAPCSDSSLPTPDPQTFSLLLWRQGVNWRENPPDVSGEGLQEHTPLKFLCLLLHCRYIGKTHTSIVISVSVNL from the exons atGAGCTCAGAATGCAGCAGCGGCTGCCAGTCTGGTTGGACCATCTACTTGGTCCACTCCTCCGATGACCAGAGTGCTCTTTCCCACAAGCATGGTGGTGGTTGCTTTCGACCGGAagtggaagaggaagaggaagaggaagacctgTCCATGGTCTCCGATGCATCTTCTTGGCCGCCGCATTTTGACGGAGCTGGCTATTGCTGCGTTTTTTCTGCGCCAGTTCCAACCGACGACGGCGGGGAGAAGGGCGGAGCAGCAGGAGAGCAACAACCACAGATTCAGCACGCTGTTCTGGAGGACACTGCCAGTTCCCAACTCTGCAGCAACACTAACAAG AGCAAGAGACCCATGGAGGAATTGCTGGACTCTTCTTCTTGTGACTTATCCACCACCCAATCAAAA GCAAAGCCAACCTCAACAACACCA AGACAGGGATCGAGGAAACAAAGGAGGAAGGAATAT CAGAGTGAAGCTCGAAGGGATCTGTTCAGTGTTTTGTCCGCACCCTGCTCTGATTCCTCCCTCCCTACCCCCGACCCACAGACATTTAGTCTACTGTTATGGAGACAAGGAGTCAATTGGAGAGAGAATCCACCAGACGTGTCAGGAGAAGGATTACAAGAACATACACCATTAAAGTTCCTTTGTCTTCTTCTGCATTGCAGATATATAGGGAAAACACACACTTCAATTGTGATCAGTGTATCTGTGAACCTATAG
- the LOC122003876 gene encoding uncharacterized protein LOC122003876 isoform X2 — MSSECSSGCQSGWTIYLVHSSDDQSALSHKHGGGCFRPEVEEEEEEEDLSMVSDASSWPPHFDGAGYCCVFSAPVPTDDGGEKGGAAGEQQPQIQHAVLEDTASSQLCSNTNKSKRPMEELLDSSSCDLSTTQSKAKPTSTTPRQGSRKQRRKEYSEARRDLFSVLSAPCSDSSLPTPDPQTFSLLLWRQGVNWRENPPDVSGEGLQEHTPLKFLCLLLHCRYIGKTHTSIVISVSVNL; from the exons atGAGCTCAGAATGCAGCAGCGGCTGCCAGTCTGGTTGGACCATCTACTTGGTCCACTCCTCCGATGACCAGAGTGCTCTTTCCCACAAGCATGGTGGTGGTTGCTTTCGACCGGAagtggaagaggaagaggaagaggaagacctgTCCATGGTCTCCGATGCATCTTCTTGGCCGCCGCATTTTGACGGAGCTGGCTATTGCTGCGTTTTTTCTGCGCCAGTTCCAACCGACGACGGCGGGGAGAAGGGCGGAGCAGCAGGAGAGCAACAACCACAGATTCAGCACGCTGTTCTGGAGGACACTGCCAGTTCCCAACTCTGCAGCAACACTAACAAG AGCAAGAGACCCATGGAGGAATTGCTGGACTCTTCTTCTTGTGACTTATCCACCACCCAATCAAAA GCAAAGCCAACCTCAACAACACCA AGACAGGGATCGAGGAAACAAAGGAGGAAGGAATAT AGTGAAGCTCGAAGGGATCTGTTCAGTGTTTTGTCCGCACCCTGCTCTGATTCCTCCCTCCCTACCCCCGACCCACAGACATTTAGTCTACTGTTATGGAGACAAGGAGTCAATTGGAGAGAGAATCCACCAGACGTGTCAGGAGAAGGATTACAAGAACATACACCATTAAAGTTCCTTTGTCTTCTTCTGCATTGCAGATATATAGGGAAAACACACACTTCAATTGTGATCAGTGTATCTGTGAACCTATAG
- the LOC122003876 gene encoding uncharacterized protein LOC122003876 isoform X3: MSSECSSGCQSGWTIYLVHSSDDQSALSHKHGGGCFRPEVEEEEEEEDLSMVSDASSWPPHFDGAGYCCVFSAPVPTDDGGEKGGAAGEQQPQIQHAVLEDTASSQLCSNTNKSKRPMEELLDSSSCDLSTTQSKAKPTSTTPRQGSRKQRRKEYEVAE, encoded by the exons atGAGCTCAGAATGCAGCAGCGGCTGCCAGTCTGGTTGGACCATCTACTTGGTCCACTCCTCCGATGACCAGAGTGCTCTTTCCCACAAGCATGGTGGTGGTTGCTTTCGACCGGAagtggaagaggaagaggaagaggaagacctgTCCATGGTCTCCGATGCATCTTCTTGGCCGCCGCATTTTGACGGAGCTGGCTATTGCTGCGTTTTTTCTGCGCCAGTTCCAACCGACGACGGCGGGGAGAAGGGCGGAGCAGCAGGAGAGCAACAACCACAGATTCAGCACGCTGTTCTGGAGGACACTGCCAGTTCCCAACTCTGCAGCAACACTAACAAG AGCAAGAGACCCATGGAGGAATTGCTGGACTCTTCTTCTTGTGACTTATCCACCACCCAATCAAAA GCAAAGCCAACCTCAACAACACCA AGACAGGGATCGAGGAAACAAAGGAGGAAGGAATAT GAGGTAGCAGAGTGA